The Verrucomicrobium spinosum DSM 4136 = JCM 18804 genome includes a region encoding these proteins:
- a CDS encoding BatD family protein — MNLKPTPHRLPAFCLLLAGLMVFLAAGAHAKGPKVSATIEPDAIQPGGFALFVITIEEGNADEATPLVLPSNVELAHPLPSTGRPQSGGRFQYASTITWQITSDVPGTHTIPAQELHINGVPFKTNATKLVVRDDPDAGNQLEPLMTLETAKRQIYVGEVIPVTVNLYAHRQTFVRRIGLIELPKDNFAIQRFPTQPNESVITIGNVPYRAYAYQSTLSALKPGKFKLGPATAEVILDIPSSAREPFLHPLLNQMEPRKLRPSCNEIEIQVIPLPEEGRPKDFKGVVGDFEITMTADPKNLNVGDPISVDITITGTGNFDALMMPNMVEQNDWKLYPPKRYNTESPNEPSDTSGQHIGFSQVIVPKAPLTNIPPFEFSFFSPIKKQYVTLRTKPVAIQVKGVAPSNPAAATASAGSPGGVPSVGKLPDELEKIPTVKPLVTDILTVMPSQASLLAARPALWRSQRFLVANAAAFGLLALLIIGKILTQYLRERCNLTDAATRKLWRDLHAQGLSREQFYTLAARYAEARQLTGEQIHPILEHHEKYSFSPGAAEAGREPVTPVEKSTVLATLRSAPVLQA, encoded by the coding sequence ATGAATTTGAAGCCTACTCCCCATCGCTTGCCGGCCTTCTGTCTTTTGTTGGCGGGACTCATGGTCTTCCTGGCCGCGGGTGCCCATGCCAAGGGACCCAAGGTGAGCGCCACCATTGAACCTGATGCGATCCAGCCGGGTGGCTTTGCCCTTTTTGTCATCACCATTGAAGAGGGCAATGCCGATGAAGCGACCCCCTTGGTGCTCCCCTCCAATGTGGAGCTGGCCCATCCCCTGCCCTCGACAGGCAGACCCCAGAGCGGAGGCCGGTTCCAATACGCTTCCACCATCACCTGGCAAATCACGTCGGACGTGCCCGGAACCCATACCATCCCTGCCCAGGAGCTGCATATCAACGGCGTCCCTTTCAAGACCAACGCCACCAAGCTGGTCGTGCGTGATGATCCGGATGCGGGCAATCAACTGGAGCCCTTGATGACCCTGGAGACCGCCAAACGTCAGATCTATGTGGGAGAAGTCATTCCTGTCACCGTCAACCTCTACGCCCACCGGCAGACCTTTGTCCGTCGCATCGGGCTCATCGAGCTGCCCAAGGACAACTTCGCCATCCAGCGCTTTCCCACACAGCCCAACGAATCCGTCATCACCATCGGCAATGTCCCTTACCGGGCCTATGCATACCAGAGCACCCTCTCGGCACTAAAGCCGGGCAAATTCAAGCTTGGTCCCGCGACTGCGGAGGTGATCCTCGACATTCCCTCCAGCGCTCGCGAGCCATTTCTTCATCCATTGCTCAATCAGATGGAACCCCGGAAGCTGCGCCCTTCCTGCAACGAGATTGAGATCCAAGTCATCCCCCTGCCCGAAGAGGGCCGCCCCAAAGACTTCAAAGGCGTGGTGGGCGATTTTGAAATCACCATGACGGCCGATCCCAAGAACCTCAACGTGGGAGACCCCATTTCGGTGGACATCACCATCACCGGCACTGGCAACTTTGACGCCCTCATGATGCCAAACATGGTGGAGCAGAACGACTGGAAACTCTATCCTCCGAAGCGCTACAACACGGAGTCCCCCAACGAACCTTCCGACACCTCCGGCCAGCACATTGGCTTCAGCCAGGTCATCGTTCCCAAGGCTCCGTTGACGAACATCCCTCCGTTTGAGTTCAGCTTCTTCAGTCCCATCAAGAAGCAGTACGTGACCCTTCGCACCAAGCCGGTCGCCATTCAGGTCAAAGGCGTGGCTCCTTCCAACCCTGCTGCAGCGACCGCTTCTGCGGGCTCCCCTGGAGGAGTCCCTTCGGTTGGCAAGCTGCCGGACGAGCTCGAAAAGATCCCCACCGTGAAACCCCTCGTCACGGACATCCTCACCGTCATGCCCTCCCAAGCGAGCCTGCTGGCCGCGCGCCCCGCCCTGTGGCGCAGCCAGCGATTCCTAGTGGCGAATGCCGCCGCGTTCGGCCTGCTTGCCTTGCTCATCATCGGCAAAATCCTCACCCAATATCTTCGTGAACGCTGCAATCTGACGGACGCCGCCACCCGCAAGCTCTGGCGTGACCTCCATGCCCAGGGCCTCTCTCGCGAGCAATTCTACACGCTCGCTGCCCGGTATGCAGAAGCCCGCCAGCTAACAGGCGAGCAGATTCACCCCATTCTGGAGCACCATGAGAAGTACTCGTTCTCTCCAGGTGCCGCAGAAGCGGGCCGCGAGCCAGTGACACCGGTGGAGAAGTCCACCGTATTGGCCACCCTCCGCTCCGCCCCTGTCCTCCAGGCCTGA
- a CDS encoding acyl-CoA thioesterase — MASRFVHRDIVQFSDTDMAGIMHFANFFRFMERAEHAFFRSLGYSIMERRERFPADQRVGWPRVHASCDYVSPLRFEDEVEVEVLVDEIRTRSLKYIFRVRKTDGTLAAEGKIAVVCVRKDPETRQMKAVAIPAHILEKIEVASEEVRRSIRPQIAS, encoded by the coding sequence ATGGCCTCCCGCTTTGTACACCGCGATATTGTTCAGTTCTCAGATACGGACATGGCGGGAATCATGCACTTCGCCAATTTCTTCCGCTTCATGGAGCGAGCGGAGCACGCCTTCTTCCGATCCCTCGGCTACAGCATCATGGAGCGCCGGGAGAGATTTCCGGCTGATCAGCGCGTAGGATGGCCCCGGGTGCACGCCTCGTGCGACTATGTCTCGCCCCTCCGGTTCGAGGACGAGGTGGAGGTGGAAGTGCTGGTCGATGAGATCCGCACCCGTTCGCTCAAGTACATCTTCCGTGTCCGCAAGACGGATGGTACCCTCGCTGCCGAAGGCAAGATCGCGGTCGTATGCGTGCGGAAAGATCCCGAGACCCGACAGATGAAAGCGGTGGCCATTCCTGCCCACATTTTGGAGAAGATCGAGGTCGCCTCAGAAGAGGTGCGCAGAAGCATCCGGCCGCAAATTGCATCGTAA
- a CDS encoding phenylacetate--CoA ligase family protein, translating into MRVHLPGNALNLRQRQWEKLRTLMYRTAKTDNFNTRRFKEHGIDPFSIHTLEDYIRRIPFTAKGDLLNDRLAHPPFGTNFTEPLDRYTRFCQTTGTATGQPMAVLDTPASWETMLACWRQVYRAAGIKAGDRIFFAFSFGPFLGFWTAFEAAARDCLVLPGGGLSSQARLEMMARYNATALCCTPTYALRLGESIGAPSGVNLDQLSVKRIIVAGEPGGSLPTTRERIRQLWGGAKLFDHHGMSEVGPVSYEDPEMPASLCVIEDSYFAEVVDSAGNEVPDGSEGELILTTLDRSACPLFRYRTGDWVCKKIFNDRLYLEGGVLSRCDDMVVIRGVNLYPSAIENIVLRYPEIAEFQIEQHKVENMDEVTLTVELAAGVDDTLLHRLQDRLRDTFSLRIPVKLAPQGSLPRFEFKAKRWRKVL; encoded by the coding sequence ATGCGCGTTCACCTTCCGGGGAACGCCTTGAATTTGCGCCAGCGACAGTGGGAAAAGCTGCGGACTCTGATGTACCGCACAGCCAAGACGGACAACTTCAACACCCGTCGCTTCAAGGAGCATGGGATTGATCCCTTCTCCATCCACACGCTGGAGGACTACATCCGCAGGATCCCTTTCACTGCCAAAGGAGACCTGCTCAACGACCGGCTGGCCCACCCGCCGTTTGGCACCAATTTCACAGAACCGCTGGACCGGTACACCCGCTTCTGTCAGACCACAGGTACCGCCACGGGCCAGCCCATGGCTGTGCTGGACACTCCGGCGAGCTGGGAAACCATGCTGGCCTGCTGGCGTCAGGTGTATCGAGCCGCAGGCATCAAGGCGGGAGACCGCATCTTCTTTGCCTTCTCCTTCGGACCCTTCCTGGGCTTCTGGACTGCGTTTGAAGCAGCCGCCCGCGACTGCCTGGTGCTGCCTGGCGGTGGGCTGTCCAGTCAGGCCCGCCTGGAGATGATGGCCCGCTACAACGCCACCGCCCTCTGCTGCACCCCCACCTACGCATTGCGTTTGGGTGAAAGCATCGGTGCCCCCAGTGGCGTCAATCTCGACCAGCTTTCGGTGAAGCGCATCATCGTGGCGGGCGAACCTGGTGGTTCACTGCCCACCACCCGTGAGCGAATCCGCCAGCTCTGGGGTGGTGCCAAATTGTTCGACCACCATGGCATGTCCGAGGTGGGCCCCGTCAGCTATGAAGATCCTGAGATGCCCGCAAGTCTGTGCGTCATCGAGGACTCCTACTTTGCCGAAGTGGTGGACTCAGCGGGGAATGAAGTGCCCGACGGTTCCGAAGGCGAACTCATCCTCACAACCCTCGACCGCAGTGCCTGTCCGTTGTTCCGCTACCGCACGGGCGACTGGGTCTGCAAGAAGATCTTCAATGACCGGCTCTACCTTGAAGGCGGCGTCTTGAGCCGGTGCGATGACATGGTCGTCATACGCGGCGTGAACCTCTACCCGAGTGCCATCGAGAATATTGTGCTCAGGTACCCGGAAATTGCCGAGTTCCAGATCGAACAGCACAAGGTGGAGAACATGGACGAAGTGACCCTGACGGTGGAACTGGCCGCGGGAGTGGATGATACCCTGCTTCACCGCCTGCAGGACCGCCTGCGCGACACTTTTTCCCTTCGCATCCCTGTGAAGCTTGCTCCCCAAGGCTCCCTGCCACGTTTTGAGTTCAAGGCCAAGCGCTGGCGCAAGGTTCTTTAA
- a CDS encoding ABC transporter ATP-binding protein, producing MPLIQLTNVSKAYREPVSGHSVPVLKGINLQIEAGESVSIVGPSGCGKSTLLNILGTLDEPDTGEYRFEGDSLQGAGPTKLGQLRSAKIGFIFQLHHLLPQCTVLENVLLPTLALTPKPDQKAAQDRAMDLLREVGLDHRASYKPAELSGGERQRAAVVRALINAPKLILADEPTGALDEANADTLTNLMINLVENSGISLVLVSHNPTQAQRMKRVLHLHEGTLSV from the coding sequence ATGCCCCTGATCCAGCTCACCAACGTCTCCAAGGCTTACCGCGAACCGGTGAGCGGGCACTCCGTTCCCGTGCTCAAAGGCATTAACCTGCAGATCGAAGCCGGAGAGTCGGTGTCTATTGTAGGACCTTCAGGCTGCGGCAAGAGCACCTTGCTCAACATCCTCGGAACGCTCGATGAACCGGATACGGGTGAGTACCGGTTTGAAGGTGACAGCCTTCAGGGTGCAGGGCCTACCAAACTGGGTCAGCTCCGCAGCGCCAAGATCGGGTTCATCTTCCAGCTCCATCACCTCCTGCCGCAGTGTACGGTCCTGGAGAACGTCCTGCTTCCCACCTTGGCCCTCACCCCCAAGCCAGATCAAAAGGCCGCACAAGACAGAGCGATGGACCTTCTGAGGGAGGTCGGTTTGGATCACCGGGCCAGCTATAAACCCGCCGAACTCTCGGGCGGCGAACGCCAGCGAGCTGCGGTGGTGCGAGCGCTGATCAACGCTCCCAAATTGATTCTCGCTGATGAGCCGACCGGGGCACTGGACGAAGCAAATGCCGACACTTTGACCAACTTGATGATCAACTTGGTGGAAAATTCCGGAATCTCTTTAGTGCTAGTTTCCCACAATCCCACTCAGGCTCAACGCATGAAGCGGGTCCTCCACCTTCACGAAGGCACCTTGTCCGTTTAA